A window of Oculatellaceae cyanobacterium contains these coding sequences:
- a CDS encoding DNA repair helicase XPB: protein MSYIPENALIIQSDRSVLLEVHSPRADAARSAIAPFAELVKSPEHIHTYQISPLSIWNARAAGMAVTGMIDALREYAKYPMPDAIAQEISSLGSRYGLTVIERDDGYLLLKMADLPLAELLSRNESISKFLVKRLSELVFQVNVGDRGVLKQALLAAGYPAEDLAGYTEGDALALQLRSNCLTGTPFHLRDYQKEAVEVFYQAGGVQGGSGVIVLPCGAGKTMVGLAAIAAVQSNTLILTSSLTSVRQWRRELLDKTTLAEDVIAEYSGESKQTAPVTLATYQIISYRKSKSGEFPHFQLFNARSWGLIIYDEVHLLPAPIFRITAELQARRRLGLTATLIREDGREGDVFALIGPKRYDVPWRELEGQGFIAAAECTEIRVPQDTDRQMEYALADKRHQFRIAAENPRKLMVVQSLLHQQTGHRILIIGEYLDQLKQIAVLTGLPVITGKTSQTERDRLYEQFRDGSISGLILSRVGNFALDLPDADVLIQVSGKYGSRQEEAQRLGRVLRPKSDGHSAQFYSLVSMRTCEEDFARHRQLFLAEQGYSYQIQILTTS, encoded by the coding sequence ATGAGCTACATTCCTGAAAATGCTCTAATTATCCAAAGTGATCGCTCAGTGCTGCTAGAAGTGCATTCACCTCGTGCCGACGCTGCCCGCTCTGCGATCGCGCCCTTTGCTGAATTGGTGAAAAGCCCAGAACATATTCACACCTATCAGATTTCACCCTTGAGTATCTGGAATGCACGAGCGGCGGGAATGGCAGTAACTGGGATGATTGACGCATTGCGAGAATATGCCAAATATCCCATGCCTGATGCGATCGCACAAGAAATTTCCTCATTGGGTAGTCGTTATGGGCTGACTGTGATTGAGCGAGACGATGGATATCTGTTGCTAAAAATGGCAGATTTACCCCTAGCAGAGTTACTCAGTCGTAATGAGTCCATTTCCAAATTTCTTGTTAAGCGTCTTTCGGAACTGGTTTTTCAAGTCAATGTTGGCGATCGCGGTGTACTTAAGCAAGCATTATTAGCAGCAGGTTATCCTGCCGAAGATTTAGCAGGTTACACAGAAGGTGATGCTCTAGCACTGCAATTGCGGTCTAATTGCTTGACAGGCACACCCTTTCACTTGCGGGATTACCAGAAAGAAGCTGTTGAAGTATTCTATCAAGCCGGAGGTGTTCAGGGCGGTAGCGGTGTAATTGTATTGCCTTGTGGAGCAGGAAAAACCATGGTCGGACTGGCAGCGATCGCTGCCGTGCAGTCAAATACTTTGATACTCACCAGCAGTCTGACTTCGGTGCGGCAATGGCGACGGGAGTTGCTGGATAAAACTACATTAGCCGAAGATGTGATCGCCGAATACAGTGGCGAAAGCAAACAAACTGCACCTGTCACGCTGGCAACTTACCAAATTATTAGCTACCGCAAGAGTAAAAGCGGGGAGTTTCCTCATTTTCAGTTGTTCAATGCCCGTTCTTGGGGCTTGATAATTTATGATGAAGTTCACCTGTTGCCTGCACCTATTTTCCGCATTACTGCCGAATTGCAAGCACGTCGCCGCCTGGGATTAACTGCAACTTTGATTCGAGAAGATGGTAGAGAAGGAGATGTTTTCGCGCTGATTGGTCCCAAACGCTATGATGTCCCTTGGCGCGAACTCGAAGGGCAAGGATTCATTGCAGCAGCAGAATGTACCGAAATTCGCGTACCGCAAGATACTGACCGTCAGATGGAATATGCATTAGCAGACAAACGGCATCAGTTTCGCATTGCTGCTGAAAATCCGCGTAAGTTGATGGTTGTTCAATCTTTGTTGCATCAACAAACGGGACACCGAATCTTAATCATTGGTGAATATTTAGACCAACTCAAGCAGATTGCAGTACTCACAGGACTACCTGTAATCACTGGAAAAACATCACAAACCGAACGAGATCGCCTGTATGAACAATTTCGAGATGGAAGTATTAGTGGACTGATCCTCTCACGAGTTGGTAACTTTGCCTTAGATTTACCTGATGCCGATGTACTAATTCAAGTGTCTGGCAAGTACGGTTCAAGGCAAGAGGAGGCGCAGAGATTAGGGCGGGTTCTGCGTCCTAAGAGTGATGGTCATAGTGCTCAATTTTATAGTTTAGTGTCAATGCGGACGTGTGAAGAAGATTTTGCTCGTCATCGCCAGCTATTTCTGGCAGAACAGGGTTATAGTTACCAGATTCAAATACTCACCACCTCTTAA
- a CDS encoding phosphodiester glycosidase family protein, which translates to MQNQRMWRRSFLFLGGMVIAKTLTLALPAVAQPVQVTRRTIAGVSLYQTTIDLTDPQTFITIGLANNANQANTMQLSKGDEPFSNMVARSRGAVVTTGTFFAKNNQKTVMGNMVAGGKFLKYSQWESFGTTLGLRVGNRPEMITARVDSKPEWDKHWFSITCGPRLIKQGKIWLNPQVEGFKDSHVLGVAGRTAIGYSADGKKLFLVNFNQDLSLQKEAELMKVIGCYEAMNLDGGASRALAANGKILVPAGRSLTNVLVVYDAKHPAPTVLKQAFLRFQTTGRVAF; encoded by the coding sequence ATGCAAAATCAAAGAATGTGGCGGCGCTCTTTTTTGTTTTTAGGAGGAATGGTAATAGCTAAAACGTTAACTTTAGCATTACCAGCAGTTGCTCAACCTGTACAAGTAACCAGACGCACTATTGCGGGTGTCTCGTTGTATCAAACTACTATTGACCTGACTGACCCTCAAACTTTTATCACTATCGGACTAGCTAATAACGCTAATCAAGCTAATACGATGCAACTATCTAAGGGTGATGAACCTTTTTCTAACATGGTTGCTCGTTCTAGAGGTGCGGTAGTTACAACCGGAACGTTTTTTGCTAAAAATAACCAAAAAACTGTCATGGGAAATATGGTGGCGGGTGGTAAATTCCTCAAATACAGTCAGTGGGAGAGCTTTGGCACAACATTAGGTTTACGTGTTGGTAATCGACCAGAAATGATTACCGCTAGAGTAGATAGTAAACCAGAATGGGACAAACACTGGTTTTCGATTACTTGCGGCCCAAGATTAATTAAACAAGGAAAAATTTGGCTAAATCCTCAAGTAGAAGGATTTAAAGATAGTCACGTTCTAGGAGTAGCTGGTAGGACAGCGATTGGTTATTCCGCTGATGGGAAAAAGCTATTTTTAGTCAATTTCAACCAAGATTTATCCTTACAAAAAGAAGCAGAACTAATGAAAGTGATCGGGTGTTATGAAGCGATGAATTTAGATGGCGGAGCATCTAGAGCATTGGCAGCTAATGGTAAAATTTTAGTACCTGCGGGGCGATCGCTAACTAATGTGCTCGTTGTCTACGATGCCAAACACCCTGCACCCACAGTTTTAAAGCAAGCTTTTCTGCGTTTTCAAACTACAGGTAGAGTAGCTTTTTAG
- the aac(6') gene encoding aminoglycoside 6'-N-acetyltransferase, with protein MKIIKITRSNFNKWLDLALRLWPDQSSHEMQESLTNILNSEREAGFLVGNDDGKAMGFINISLRSDYVSGATSSPVAYVEGIYVKDEYRNQGVGKYLIEFASRWALENGCTELASDALIENTASYDFHTKVGFQEVERVVTNI; from the coding sequence GTGAAAATTATTAAAATTACCCGATCTAATTTTAATAAATGGCTTGATCTTGCGTTAAGACTGTGGCCAGATCAGTCATCCCACGAAATGCAAGAGAGTTTAACAAATATTCTTAATTCAGAACGAGAGGCAGGATTTCTAGTCGGAAATGATGATGGGAAGGCTATGGGATTCATAAATATTTCTCTTCGCTCTGATTATGTTTCCGGCGCTACAAGTAGCCCTGTTGCATATGTAGAAGGAATTTATGTCAAAGATGAATATAGAAATCAAGGTGTGGGTAAATACTTAATTGAGTTTGCTTCTCGCTGGGCGTTGGAAAATGGGTGCACTGAGTTGGCATCAGATGCTTTAATTGAAAATACAGCCAGCTATGACTTTCATACGAAGGTAGGGTTTCAGGAAGTAGAGCGAGTTGTAACCAATATTTAA